One Burkholderia sp. 9120 DNA window includes the following coding sequences:
- the fabZ gene encoding 3-hydroxyacyl-ACP dehydratase FabZ: MSTEKINLDIHKILTLLPHRYPILLVDRVLELEPHKRIKALKNVSINEPYFQGHFPTRPVMPGVLILEALAQTAALLTFSEEPSDPSNTLYLFVGIDNARFKRVVEPGDQLILNCTFERHMRGIWKFKARAEVDGVVAAEADLMCAVRHTDKDA, translated from the coding sequence ATGAGCACCGAAAAAATCAATCTCGACATTCATAAGATTCTCACGCTGCTGCCACATCGTTACCCGATCCTGCTGGTCGACCGGGTGCTCGAACTTGAGCCGCACAAGCGCATCAAAGCGTTGAAGAACGTGTCGATCAACGAGCCGTACTTCCAGGGGCATTTCCCGACCCGTCCGGTCATGCCCGGCGTGCTGATCCTCGAAGCGCTCGCGCAAACCGCGGCGCTGCTGACGTTTTCGGAAGAGCCGAGCGATCCGTCGAACACGCTGTACCTGTTCGTCGGTATCGACAATGCGCGCTTCAAGCGCGTGGTGGAGCCGGGCGATCAGTTGATCCTGAATTGCACGTTCGAGCGTCATATGCGCGGCATCTGGAAGTTCAAGGCGCGCGCCGAAGTGGATGGCGTCGTGGCGGCAGAAGCCGACCTGATGTGCGCGGTGCGGCACACGGACAAGGACGCTTAA
- a CDS encoding OmpH family outer membrane protein, whose amino-acid sequence MLTGMFSKRVACALALAMTLGVGVAHAQEARIAAVNSDRILRESAAAKAAQVKLEAEFAKRDKDLADMAQKLKTLSDSLDKNGASMSVADRAQKQRDLSQLDTDFQRKQREFREDLNQRRNEELAAVLDRANKVIKQIAEQQHYDLIVQEAVYVSPRIDITDQVLKALAASGN is encoded by the coding sequence TTGCTAACCGGTATGTTTTCGAAACGTGTGGCATGCGCGCTGGCGCTGGCAATGACCTTGGGTGTCGGGGTAGCGCACGCGCAGGAAGCCCGGATCGCCGCGGTGAATTCTGATCGGATCCTGCGGGAATCCGCGGCCGCGAAGGCCGCGCAGGTCAAGCTCGAAGCCGAGTTCGCCAAGCGCGACAAGGATCTCGCGGACATGGCGCAGAAGCTGAAGACCCTGTCCGATTCGCTCGACAAGAACGGTGCGTCGATGTCGGTGGCCGATCGCGCGCAGAAACAGCGCGATCTGTCGCAACTGGACACGGACTTCCAGCGCAAGCAACGCGAGTTTCGCGAAGATCTGAACCAGCGCCGTAACGAAGAACTGGCGGCGGTGTTGGACCGCGCGAACAAGGTGATCAAGCAGATCGCCGAGCAGCAGCACTACGACCTGATCGTTCAGGAAGCGGTGTATGTGAGCCCGCGCATCGATATCACGGACCAGGTGCTCAAGGCCCTGGCCGCGTCGGGTAACTGA
- the lpxD gene encoding UDP-3-O-(3-hydroxymyristoyl)glucosamine N-acyltransferase yields the protein MAFTLEDIVQRFGGEVVGNGSQRVGSLAPLDQAGPDQLAFLANPKYLSQVETTRAGAVLINAADLAKLAPSESRNFIVTPNPYAYFARVAQTFIDLAAPKVAPGVHPSATIDPSAQIAASAVIGPHVTVEAGAVIGENVRLGANVVIGRGTRIGAGSHLYPNVAVYHGCKLGERVIVHAGAVIGSDGFGFASDFVGEGDARTGSWVKIPQVGGVSIANDVEIGANTTIDRGAMADTIIEECVKIDNLVQIGHNCKVGAYTVIAGCAGIAGSTTIGRHCMIGGAVGIAGHVTLADYVIVTAQSGVSKSLSKPGMYTSAFPAVNHADWNKSAALLRNIGKLRDRIKALENAAGDKPAAAEASASSNLSNATDNPAASNSADEQA from the coding sequence ATGGCATTTACGCTTGAGGACATCGTCCAACGGTTCGGCGGTGAAGTAGTCGGAAACGGTTCGCAGCGCGTCGGCAGTCTTGCGCCGCTCGACCAGGCAGGTCCGGACCAACTGGCGTTCCTCGCCAATCCGAAGTACCTGTCGCAGGTCGAAACGACCCGCGCGGGCGCGGTGTTGATCAATGCCGCCGATCTCGCCAAACTGGCTCCGAGCGAAAGCCGTAACTTCATCGTCACGCCGAATCCGTACGCTTACTTCGCGCGCGTCGCGCAGACCTTCATCGACCTCGCCGCGCCCAAGGTTGCGCCGGGTGTGCATCCGAGCGCCACGATCGACCCGTCCGCGCAGATTGCCGCGAGCGCGGTGATCGGCCCGCATGTCACGGTGGAAGCCGGTGCGGTGATTGGCGAAAACGTGCGGCTCGGCGCCAACGTGGTGATCGGCCGCGGCACACGGATCGGCGCCGGTTCGCATCTGTACCCGAATGTGGCGGTGTACCACGGCTGCAAGCTCGGCGAGCGCGTGATCGTGCATGCGGGCGCGGTGATCGGCTCGGACGGTTTCGGCTTCGCGTCGGATTTCGTCGGCGAAGGCGACGCGCGTACCGGTAGCTGGGTGAAGATTCCGCAGGTCGGCGGTGTGTCGATCGCGAACGACGTCGAGATCGGTGCGAACACCACGATCGACCGTGGCGCGATGGCCGACACGATCATCGAAGAGTGCGTGAAGATCGACAACCTCGTGCAGATCGGCCATAACTGCAAGGTCGGCGCGTACACGGTGATCGCCGGTTGTGCGGGCATTGCGGGCAGCACGACGATTGGCCGCCATTGCATGATCGGCGGCGCGGTCGGCATTGCCGGCCATGTGACGCTCGCCGACTACGTGATTGTCACGGCGCAGTCCGGTGTATCGAAGTCGTTGTCGAAGCCCGGCATGTACACCAGCGCGTTCCCGGCCGTGAATCACGCCGACTGGAACAAGAGCGCGGCGTTGCTGCGCAATATCGGCAAACTGCGCGACCGTATCAAGGCGCTCGAGAACGCCGCGGGCGACAAGCCGGCGGCTGCCGAGGCAAGCGCATCGTCGAACCTGTCGAACGCAACGGATAACCCGGCAGCTAGCAATTCCGCAGACGAGCAAGCCTGA
- the lpxA gene encoding acyl-ACP--UDP-N-acetylglucosamine O-acyltransferase has product MSRIHPTAIVEPGAQVDESVEIGPYAVIGAHVTIGARSTVGSHSVIEGHTTLGEDNRVGHYASVGGRPQDMKYKDEPTRLVIGNRNTIREFTTIHTGTVQDAGVTTLGDDNWIMAYVHIGHDCHVGNNVILSSNAQMAGHVTIGDHAIVGGMSGVHQFVRIGAHSMLGGASALVQDIPPFVIAAGNKAEPHGINVEGLRRRGFSPDAISALRSAYRLLYKNGLSLEEAKVQLRELASAGGDGDEPVQTLLAFIEMSQRGIIR; this is encoded by the coding sequence ATGAGCAGGATTCATCCCACTGCGATCGTCGAACCGGGCGCACAAGTCGACGAGTCCGTCGAAATCGGACCGTATGCCGTGATCGGCGCACATGTGACGATCGGCGCACGGAGCACGGTCGGCTCGCATAGCGTGATCGAAGGTCACACCACGCTCGGCGAAGACAACCGGGTCGGCCACTACGCATCGGTCGGCGGCCGTCCGCAGGACATGAAGTACAAAGACGAGCCGACCCGGCTCGTGATCGGCAACCGCAACACGATCCGCGAATTCACCACGATCCACACCGGCACGGTGCAGGACGCGGGCGTCACCACGCTCGGCGACGACAACTGGATCATGGCTTACGTGCATATCGGGCACGACTGCCACGTCGGCAATAACGTCATTCTGTCGAGCAACGCGCAGATGGCCGGCCACGTGACGATCGGCGACCACGCGATCGTCGGCGGCATGTCGGGCGTGCATCAGTTCGTGCGCATCGGCGCGCACTCCATGCTGGGCGGTGCGTCGGCGTTGGTGCAGGACATTCCGCCGTTCGTGATCGCCGCGGGCAACAAGGCGGAGCCGCACGGCATCAACGTCGAAGGGCTGCGCCGCCGCGGCTTCTCGCCGGACGCGATTTCGGCGCTGCGCTCGGCCTATCGCCTGCTGTACAAAAACGGCCTGTCGCTTGAAGAAGCGAAGGTGCAGTTACGCGAACTGGCATCCGCGGGTGGCGACGGCGACGAACCGGTGCAGACGTTGCTCGCGTTCATCGAAATGTCGCAACGCGGCATCATCCGCTAA